AGAAGAGCCCTTCCTAGGAGTAAAGATGAAATGTGACCCTTACTTCCAGGGGAGCCTGAAGGCATTACTGATCTCCTGCTATAAACACACTTCTGTGGAGGTATGCATTTCTGAGGATGAACAGGACACTCCACCAAGGAGGTTTTATACTCTCAGTAGCCCTTACCATTGGAGAATTTGTTGTcagttaaatattcttttaacatCATGACTTGGTTAATTTGCATAAGGGTAAGAGATAAGCAACAAGCCACTTCAAGGATGAGGACAATTATTTCATTGGAAAATTCAGCTTTTGATCCTTTatgtctctggtctctgctccCTACAACCACTTGACTACCTTTTGATGGAACAGTTTGGAAACtccacagaatttaaaaacatcAGAGCCCTGGTCCTCCTATCACAGAAAAGGAATCATTTGTATCTCATCCTACTACTAGGTACAAGCTATTCAAGCCTGTTGTCTCTTGTTTTACAGTGTCATTCCTTATATGCAGGCAACACATTTTACCCACTACCCAGTTCAGGACCACCTGAGTGATCTAATTGAACTACTACTCTCTATCAAGTCCTTGTGAACATCTCAAACACAGGTTTTTGAGagcagtattttcttttcaatgggCTAAAGACATCAGTGAAGAACTGCTGAATCTTTTAACATATGCATGTTTAACTTTTAATGCAAATGCCAAACTGTCTTCCATGACTGTCATTTTGCATCTCCTCCAGACAAGTGTGAGGGTGCCAGTGTCTTCATATCTTTTCGACCACTTGGCATTATGGCTCCTGAGGCTGATTGTATTGAATGGGTGTGAGGGAGCATCTGATTGCAGATGTTTCAATGAAAATTGAGCCTCTGTTCCCTGCTTCCACTTGCTCCTGTTCACTCCATACTTCCTTCCATAGAAATGCACCTCAGCATCTTTATTTCACATATCTGCTATGGCCTTGGAAATTACCAGCAGAGGGTCTCTGAATGAAGGTGCAGTGAATAACCAAGCACAGGggttccacccctcccccagctgtcttagttattgttctagtgctgtgaagagacaccatgaccaagaagacATCTTGTAGTAGAAATTATTTAATTCGGAGCTTCCTTACAGTTTTCAAAGGATGAGTCCATGGCCACTATCCTGgtgggcagcatggcagcaggcaggcatggtgctgtgggCTCTTGCTGCAGCTGAGAGATTGCACCCTGATCCACCAGCAGGAGCCAGAGAGttagactgggcctggcatgggttttttgAAACCTTAAACCCCATCCCCATTGAAATACCTTCTCCAAAAAGACCATGCCTCCTAAAGAGTCCACCAACCGGGaaccaaacactcaaatatatgagtctataggGGTCATTGACATTCTAACCAGCACACCAGCTGAGCTGTGAAAAAGTCTCCTATCAACAAGAAGCAACAGGAAGCCCAGGATACATGGAGAAACTACTGAGAGTAGGGAGAATAGCCGCCATTAATGGCTGGGACAAGAGACTGGGCAGGAATGCATTGGAGCTGCTACAGAGTAACAGTAGGAAGTTTGAATTATTAGAGGAGGCTGGGAAAGGCATGGCTGTGTCATGctaggaaaaacacaaaagaactaAGGAGGGAGTGCCCGCCACTGAACAGGctctgggtgcatgtgtgtggaacatGGAAATCAGTGAGTCTGTGGAGAATGCCCAGCGGGCCTGGAGCCGCACTCACCACGCGGAAGATTGCCAGGGCTGGCAAAATCCCCACGCTTCCCACCGATTCCAGTCCAGGCACTCGGGGAGTTCCTGCACAGTGCTCCAATGTCTGAGCTAGACCCCTCCCGGGTCCCCCAGCCACACCACAGACCGCCAGCATGCTGCTGGCCCCAgcaggaatagaagtcagaggagaaaACTTTTCCCACCCCCAGCCGTGACCCCGCCCACAGCTTGGTTCCGATTGGCTTTCTCAACCGCCTCACCACGCCCACCGAGGGCTCCTGAAGTACTTCAGCCGTCTCTGAGACCAGTCTTGGGTAGTCCCGGGAAAGGGTTCAGCTCCGCAATTTCCGGTTCCAAGCTGGTGGCCTCAGGTCTTAGAAGGGTTTCCTCTGCCTCtagacgtcttttttttttttttttttttttggtttttttgagacagggtttctctgtgtagctttgagcctttcctggaactcacttggtagcccaggctggccttgaactcacagagatccgcctggctctgcctcccgagtgctgggattaaaggcgtgcgccaccaccgcctggcctagacGTCTTTTTTTAAAACCTGGATGTGACGATTTGTATTGAAGAAGCCGAGAGAAATAGAATCGAAAGCGTTTTAAGATGGCGAACCGTACGGTCAAGGATGCCCACAGCATCCATGGCACCAACCCTCAGTATCTGGTGGAGAAGATCATTCGCACGCGGATCTATGAATCAAAGTACTGGAAAGAAGAGTGCTTTGGACTTACCGCTGAACTTGTAGTGGACAAAGCCATGGAGTTAAGGTTTGTGGGTGGTGTCTACGGTGGAAACATAAAGCCAACTCCTTTTCTGTGTTTAACCTTGAAGATGCTTCAGATTCAACCTGAGAAGGATATCATTGTTGAGTTCATAAAAAATGAAGATTTCAAGTATGTCCGGATGTTGGGGGCACTTTACATGAGGCTGACAGGAACTGCAATGGATTGCTACAAGTACTTGGAGCCTTTGTACAATGACTATCGAAAAATCAAGAGCCAGAACCGGAATGGGGAGTTTGAACTGATGCACGTAGATGAGTTCATTGATGAACTTCTGCACAGTGAGAGAGTCTGTGATATCATTTTGCCCCGGCTGCAGAGACGCTCTGTGCTGGAGGAAGCTGAACAACTGGAGCCCCGAGTTAGTGCTCTAGAAGAGGACATGGATGATGTGGAAtccagtgaggaggaggaagaagaagatgagaagctggaAAGAGTCCCATCACCTGACCATCGACGACGAAGAAGCTACCGAGACCTGGACAAGCCACGGCGTTCTCCTGCACTGCGCTACAGGAGGAGTCGGAGTCGGTCTCCCAGGAGGCGAAGTAGATCCCCCAAAAGAAGAAGCCCTTCTCCACGCCGAGAAAGGCATAGGAGCAAGAGTCCACGACGCCATCGAAGCAGGTCCCGAGACAGACGACACAGATCCCGCTCTAAATCCCCAGGTCACCACCGTAGTCACAGACATAGGAGTCACTCCAAGTCTCCTGAAAGGtctaagaaaagccacaagaagaGCCGGAGAGGAAATGAGTAATGGATTCATTTTGACTTCTGCCCAGATGGCCTCCTGTGGATAGGAGAAGAATAGGTTTAGTGAAAGGATCAAGATCTCCTCTTCAGGCAGCTATGCGTATTTTGGGTTTTTAAAACATCAAGTCGTTTggttggtttctgttttgtttttattttaatattacagaGGTGGTGCTAAGTTTTGTATCTCTTTGAATTATAATCAACATCTTTGAAGGATGTTTTTGACCAAATCAAGGTCAGGTTTTGACCTAACCAACTATGGTTATTCATACTTAAAAAGGGTCAAGAGGATCTGGGAGTTGGGGAGATTCATGAGAATGAAGAGATATAGCCACGTGGTGAtccttttcttatttgtaattaAACCAGACAcagttgtcatttttctttagtttctgcttTCTCTATGAAATCCTGAGAGTTCTGTGGTTGATACTGCTGCGACCCAGCTAGTAAAGCGTAGTAATTCCTAACTTCTCATTAACtactatggtggtattttgtttgtactgaaatgtgattttaattgtatgttaataaataaagttgcctgggggttcagagctattagagccatagcaagagcgtggcggtggtggcgcacacctttaatcccagcacttggtagacagagctaggtagatctctgtgtgtaaaaggagacagccaacattggagacacacgcctttaatctcaataccatagaggacctggagggctgtacatacaggcagtgatgacgcagtcatgtgtttgggtttacaaccaatgagaaggcagaacagaaagattatataagacaaacacagaggaagtaggtccctttcggagagctcttttgactgaagaggatcgctgaagcaggaaggttgaggctcttagctctgacctcttggctttcttctctgaatcggctctgtgtttcttatttaataagatggttggttacatctacatttggcgcccaacgtgacaagaatccattaaaaaccacttaacttggcttgacagcaggtctggtttcccgcctgggcggccggctccctagcccaggcccgggtcggcttggcctcaggccagact
This sequence is a window from Peromyscus eremicus chromosome 5, PerEre_H2_v1, whole genome shotgun sequence. Protein-coding genes within it:
- the LOC131910707 gene encoding pre-mRNA-splicing factor 38A-like; the protein is MANRTVKDAHSIHGTNPQYLVEKIIRTRIYESKYWKEECFGLTAELVVDKAMELRFVGGVYGGNIKPTPFLCLTLKMLQIQPEKDIIVEFIKNEDFKYVRMLGALYMRLTGTAMDCYKYLEPLYNDYRKIKSQNRNGEFELMHVDEFIDELLHSERVCDIILPRLQRRSVLEEAEQLEPRVSALEEDMDDVESSEEEEEEDEKLERVPSPDHRRRRSYRDLDKPRRSPALRYRRSRSRSPRRRSRSPKRRSPSPRRERHRSKSPRRHRSRSRDRRHRSRSKSPGHHRSHRHRSHSKSPERSKKSHKKSRRGNE